The window TACAAAAAATTGAGCTTTCTAAATTCATATCTAGAAACTCGACTATCTCTATTATGAAATTTGCAGCTATTGAAGAGAAAAGTAAAAAATTACACAACTTACTCATTCTTTTCAGAGGAGAAAGCTTCCTTCCTTACACAATCCCAGTCCCTGGCTTCACTATTATTTTCTTTAAGTGATTCAATCACTTGAAAAGCTGCATCCTTCAATAGTTTTTGCAGTTCCGGGAACCTCCACAAAATATAACTCCTTTCAACATAGATATTGATCAGGTGCTCAAGTGAGGGGCTTCCTGCTTCTGCTGAACCAAAAAAGGGGTGTTTCAGTATTTGGGTCCATACCGCCTCCTTCATAGGTGCCTTGGCTACTAGTTTCTGGAGCACCAAAGGATGAAGCATCAAGGCCTGTTTCATAAGATCGGTAGATGTGGCTTTATCACCACTAGCGTCGTCCTCATGCTCAAGATGGAGACGAGCTACAGCCAGAGAATATGAGAAATTAGGGAACAACCACAATGAGTTATCACATCTATACTCCTCAACAAACTGTTCCAACCATCGGTACTCTTGTGCTCTAATAGAGAAGTAATCAATACAAAATAGTGCTCCCTTCGGGTCATCAGAATCTAGTGAAAGTAGAAGTTTGCAAACCTCCAAAGCTGACCGATGACATCCACGTCTGTCCATGTTCCTCATGTGGCTGAAAAGGGTTAAAAATAATGGTTTGTTTGTATCATGGTTATATTTCAAGTGGCAATTACCCTGCAGGGGAGTAAAGAGTGGATGCCAAGCACACTCTAATGCATATAAGCACTTTTCAATTGTCTCAGAAGATGTTTGATGTTCTCCAGAATACTTGAACAACTCAGCAAAGGTTAATAGAGCATCTATATGATAGGCATTGTGTGCCAAGACAGCGCCGATTGCATTTATGTCATTTGCAGCTTTTGCCATTTCAAATGCTTCTTGTGCAAATTTATAAGATGGGGAGTGCACGTACCTGAATCATAAAAACATCTTAGGAAGGTGTAATCTAAACAATTCACACAGTTCCATATAAAAGTTCTAGGTATGTATTGATGGCCAAATTGTAAATAAATCATAGCTCAATTGTATATGTACCAACCTAAGGGGAGGGAACTACATAGGGAAAATAACCCTATAAGTTTTTGTATATGTATTGAATGAATTCAAATAAATATGACACTAAGTTTCTGATTCTCAAGGACATAGGATGCCTACCTAAATGATGTATTCATTGACATGCGTAGAAACGGATATATGCACTGCAAGTCCCTAATGTTTTTTATATGCAATgatctaaaataaataaaaataagataataCATGAAACAATTTTGCGAATCTAATATTGGAATCTCCAAATCTTCAtaataatttaactgaaaaacCTAACAAGGACAAATGAAAATCCATGAACTATGAAGGCACAATTCAGTAGCTATCTAAGTGGTGGATAACAAAAGAGTACCTAAAATATTGCACCCCATCCTTCGTCTCTAGGAGCTCCATAGTCAAGGAATTATCCCATCGAGGCCAATGTCCTAATGGAGTAGCAAGAAATGTCTTCCTGAAATTATAGCTGGCACGTCTTGCACCATGTACTTGTCTTGAACTGCCAACACTGCGTTGGTTCTCAAAAGAGTTGACCACTTTAGAACCAAATATTTTTCGCAGTTCATTCTCAGCTTTTAGAAATTTTGGATCAACCACTAAGATCGAAGGTACACCATTCTTCTTGCCACTATAGTGAACTTCATTGGCATTTTCACGCAAACTATTATTGCCAGATGCTTTTGTATTGATTGAAAGCTCTTCTAGAATGGAGTCAATCGACTCTTCTGCTTTTGAGCTCTGTTtgctctttttcttctttttctttgatttCTGATTAGAAGACAGAACAGTCCCAGCAGGTTTCCTGGCTGTAGGTTCTTTTACAGTATCATGCGACTGGTCTTGAAGTTGATCATCCTCCTGAAGATAAAATTTCATTAACTTTGCTGAATTTCGGTAGAGAAAATAGTATCAATTAAAACTTCACAAAGAAGATAAGTTACAGTGGCAATCAAACAAAAAAACACAGAAGGAGAATGCCCTAGAATTAGAGGTTAGCGACCGCCAACCTCGCCGTCGAGGAGATCAAAGGGATTTGTGAGTCTGCCTGTCGCAGCCGTGGAATTGGATTGCTCATCCccatcctcatcctcatcctcatcgtCAACGGTGCTGGCTTCGGTGTAAGGATCGGGGAAGGCAAGCGTCTTCTCATCCCGCTCCTTCAGGACTCGCCTCAGCAAGCGACCCGACATGGCGGCGCCACCCTCTTCGCCCCAAATCGGCGAATCCAATTGATTCTGCGATCCAGTAAAACACCGGCTCCTTTTCTCGGCTAATTAGGACTTGGAAAGGAAACAAAGTTGAATATTTGAATTTCGGAGGAGCTTTAAGAAAATAGAGAAAAGCTTGTAATAAAGTTTTCCAATTTTTCACTTAGGTCCtgataatttttttacttttaaatgtaTAATGTTTAAAAATTAAGGTCACAGGGTTCGATCTCCGTCATcacatttatttcattttaacaAATTATAAATAACCAGAAAAAAAACTAAGGCACCCCGCCACGTTGCGCCCTTAAACGACTCCAGCGGAACTCCACAAGAGCGATAGCTGATAGGGTTTGGGCTTTGGTTTCcggcggaggaagaagaaaagctcgAAATGGAGTCAGCTGTTCAAACCCTCTTCATCGGGCACAATCCTCAGGTGGCGAACGCTTTCGAAATAGCACCTCTTTTATCTTCTTGTTTGCTGCATCCATTTCTCCTCTACACATTCTATATACTTCTGCTGGCGTCCTTCATTTGCCAGATGAGAATGAAGAAATTGTACGCGTGctaatgcttttttttttttttgtctgtttAAGTGCTTGTTAACGATCTGTACTCAAAGCAGTTGTGTCCTCGAAATATACTTGCTTGGTGTTTAATATCAGTTTGTGGCTGTTAATTTGTTTCTGTAGGCGATTCTTCAAAAGCAGAGAAAGTTTTTCTGTTCTAGATTACTGACTTCACCGAGAACCAGAATATGTGCTTCGGTTAGTCTGAAACGTGTTTCTTCAGAAAATTTTAGAAGGTATATGCAGTCTGTGAATTACTTGTTTggcttttttttcattttagattttactttttatcttttttgtttttattttatttgtgtcCCTGATCTGCATGCTTGGTTTTAGGGTGCTGTCGGTCTCTTTTTTTATGTTAGGATGAATGATTTTATTACATGTTTTCAGATTGTTTGTTTCGTTGGTTGCATCTACAAGTATCTTAAACAATAGCTGGAAGCAAGATAATAGCCTGATTGCTAGTAGATATATACTCAAATCTTTCACGCCAATTTCTTCAAAAATTTTCCATTATGCGAGATTCTTGGGCTTGACTCTTTAAGAATGAACTTAGTTTATCGAAGACAACATTTCACTCCCCCTTATTCTTCTTCATCTCTCCCTTCTCTCCGCACCTGTTACCCTACCTGGTTTCTGATGTCTAAAAATGCTATATCCATCTTTCTATAAGTTCATGTCATGGTCAAATCACAACAACAATGAAGGAGACCCACTTGACACAGATTTATAATGAAattcaagtcaaaggaaacttgaaTTTACTTTAATTTCAGGCTTAAAGGTAATAGAATTTCTGGATGAGATTGGTCAAGCTGCTTGGGGTTTCCTTCTTTCCATATTTCAATAACAAGTTTTGGTGGAAGAAAAGAAGAGTATAACATTTTGGTGGTTGTTCTCTAGTCCAATAGTGTAAACTCTCTCTATCTATGAGTGTTGATATTTATAGGTTTAAAATGGCACATGCTAACCCGGACACTTGTTGATTCCCTAGTCATTGGCTTATGTTAGCTGAGGCAGCCTGTTATGCGCCCCATTTCCATTGACATGCTGAGTAGATCCCTGGCCATTATTTTCAAACCAAAATTTAGACTTG is drawn from Zingiber officinale cultivar Zhangliang chromosome 1B, Zo_v1.1, whole genome shotgun sequence and contains these coding sequences:
- the LOC121991520 gene encoding transcription factor 25-like, coding for MSGRLLRRVLKERDEKTLAFPDPYTEASTVDDEDEDEDGDEQSNSTAATGRLTNPFDLLDGEEDDQLQDQSHDTVKEPTARKPAGTVLSSNQKSKKKKKKSKQSSKAEESIDSILEELSINTKASGNNSLRENANEVHYSGKKNGVPSILVVDPKFLKAENELRKIFGSKVVNSFENQRSVGSSRQVHGARRASYNFRKTFLATPLGHWPRWDNSLTMELLETKDGVQYFRYVHSPSYKFAQEAFEMAKAANDINAIGAVLAHNAYHIDALLTFAELFKYSGEHQTSSETIEKCLYALECAWHPLFTPLQGNCHLKYNHDTNKPLFLTLFSHMRNMDRRGCHRSALEVCKLLLSLDSDDPKGALFCIDYFSIRAQEYRWLEQFVEEYRCDNSLWLFPNFSYSLAVARLHLEHEDDASGDKATSTDLMKQALMLHPLVLQKLVAKAPMKEAVWTQILKHPFFGSAEAGSPSLEHLINIYVERSYILWRFPELQKLLKDAAFQVIESLKENNSEARDWDCVRKEAFSSEKNEYSHLMVSDFSDVIPTIPPEEIRDFMVGPPQLHEIQDAEREAIPVRVRAAPREIIGRNAAIVFLESLLPWADYGVDRNREPHDHDQNDHGQDQQ